A single window of Agromyces aureus DNA harbors:
- a CDS encoding carbohydrate ABC transporter permease yields the protein MSAVESGVGSRPAPSRLASGRIARRPGRRDRATPRHKRASITLGILMTVMLLYCLVPLWWLVVSSTKTMDSLYDSFAFWFSGEFALFQNIVDTFTYQDGIFLRWLGNTLAYVVVGAGGATLFATLAGYGLAKYDFPGRRWVFAIILGAMAIPASALAVPQFLLFSGLGLTNTPWSVIIPSMVSAFGLYLVWVYAREAIPDELLEAARLDGAGEIRIFFVIALRQLAPALITVLMFTVVATWNNYFLPLIMLSDAQWYPLPVGLAQWSAQSSAIGGQAIPNLVITGSLLTVIPISAAFLYLQRYWQSGLTAGSVK from the coding sequence ATGAGCGCGGTCGAATCGGGCGTCGGGTCCAGGCCGGCGCCGAGCCGGCTCGCGAGCGGCAGGATCGCTCGCCGGCCGGGCAGGCGCGACCGGGCGACGCCGCGGCACAAGCGCGCCTCCATCACCCTCGGCATCCTGATGACGGTCATGCTGCTCTACTGCCTCGTACCGCTCTGGTGGCTCGTCGTGAGCTCGACCAAGACGATGGACTCGCTCTACGACTCCTTCGCGTTCTGGTTCAGCGGCGAGTTCGCCCTCTTCCAGAACATCGTCGACACGTTCACCTACCAGGACGGCATCTTCCTGCGCTGGCTCGGCAACACCCTGGCCTACGTCGTCGTGGGTGCCGGCGGTGCCACGTTGTTCGCGACGCTCGCCGGCTACGGCCTCGCGAAGTACGACTTCCCGGGCCGGCGCTGGGTGTTCGCGATCATCCTCGGCGCGATGGCCATTCCGGCCTCGGCGCTCGCGGTGCCCCAGTTCCTGCTCTTCAGCGGGCTCGGGCTGACGAACACGCCCTGGTCGGTGATCATCCCCTCGATGGTGAGCGCCTTCGGCCTCTACCTCGTCTGGGTGTACGCCCGTGAAGCGATCCCCGACGAGCTGCTCGAGGCCGCACGCCTCGACGGCGCGGGCGAGATCCGCATCTTCTTCGTGATCGCCCTGCGCCAGCTCGCACCGGCCCTCATCACGGTGCTGATGTTCACCGTCGTCGCGACCTGGAACAACTACTTCCTGCCCCTCATCATGCTGAGCGACGCGCAGTGGTACCCGCTGCCGGTCGGCCTCGCCCAGTGGTCGGCGCAGTCGAGCGCGATCGGCGGCCAGGCCATCCCGAACCTCGTCATCACGGGCTCGCTCCTCACCGTCATCCCGATCTCCGCGGCGTTCCTCTACCTGCAGCGCTACTGGCAGTCGGGACTGACCGCCGGGAGCGTCAAGTAG
- a CDS encoding carbohydrate ABC transporter permease — MTVAHAHAQTPAGVSTETYATVAATGAASGGTTGRTVGTRRRRARRNWAGWWFVGPFMLIFTLVFIAPLVYAIYLSLFRETLMGGNSFVGLENYAIALVDPKFWEAMLRVSLFLLVQVPIMLGLALFAALALDSARLRWVPFYRLSIFLPYAVPGVVAVMIWGYMYGSQFGLVADLNRFFGMQLPSPLAENLILTSIGNIVTWEFVGYNMLIFFSALKAVPQELYEAAEIDGAGTFRTIFSIKLPSIRGAIVIATIFSVIGSFQLFNEPSILQTIAPNSITTYFTPNLYAFNLSFAGSQFNYAAAIAIISGVITMIVAYLVQLGGDRNGTKA, encoded by the coding sequence ATGACCGTGGCGCACGCGCATGCCCAGACCCCCGCCGGGGTCTCCACCGAGACGTACGCGACGGTCGCCGCGACCGGCGCAGCATCCGGGGGCACGACCGGCCGCACCGTCGGAACCCGCCGCAGGCGGGCTCGTCGCAACTGGGCGGGATGGTGGTTCGTCGGGCCATTCATGCTCATCTTCACGCTCGTGTTCATCGCGCCGCTGGTGTACGCGATCTACCTCTCGCTCTTCCGCGAGACGCTCATGGGCGGCAACTCGTTCGTCGGGCTCGAGAACTACGCCATCGCCCTGGTCGACCCGAAGTTCTGGGAGGCCATGCTCCGGGTCTCGTTGTTCCTGCTCGTGCAGGTGCCGATCATGCTCGGACTCGCGCTCTTCGCCGCACTCGCACTCGACAGTGCGCGGCTGCGCTGGGTGCCGTTCTACCGGCTCTCGATCTTCCTGCCCTACGCCGTTCCCGGTGTCGTCGCGGTGATGATCTGGGGCTACATGTACGGCTCGCAGTTCGGCCTCGTCGCCGACCTGAACCGGTTCTTCGGCATGCAGCTGCCCTCCCCGCTGGCCGAGAACCTGATCCTGACGTCGATCGGCAACATCGTCACGTGGGAGTTCGTGGGCTACAACATGCTCATCTTCTTCTCCGCGCTGAAGGCCGTGCCGCAGGAGCTCTACGAGGCGGCCGAGATCGACGGCGCCGGCACGTTCCGCACGATCTTCTCGATCAAGCTGCCCTCGATCCGCGGCGCGATCGTCATCGCGACGATCTTCTCCGTGATCGGCAGCTTCCAGCTCTTCAACGAGCCGTCGATCCTGCAGACGATCGCCCCGAACTCGATCACCACCTACTTCACGCCGAACCTCTACGCCTTCAACCTGTCGTTCGCCGGCTCGCAGTTCAACTACGCCGCCGCGATCGCGATCATCTCGGGAGTCATCACCATGATCGTCGCCTACCTCGTCCAACTCGGCGGCGACCGGAACGGGACGAAGGCATGA
- a CDS encoding DUF5054 domain-containing protein, translated as MITTVHVVFKTHLDLGFTDTAANVTDRYVHEYLPRAIALAEELERRDGPARFVWTTGSWLIHEALRLGDDGERTALERAIRAGHVTWHGLPMTTHTELMDAGLVEHAIAIGRRLDARFGHATSAAKMTDVPGHTIGLVPFLARGGLDFLHLGVNGASAVPDVPEFFAWRAPDGSEVVVNYARSYGATELGVAVVPGGTEALHLAHTGDNFGPPPVEEVEALFAALQAAHPGARVIASTLDAFSREAVAARASLPVLEQEIGDTWIHGVASDPVQTARLRALLRLRTAWVFFGALVPGTEECDAFSDGLLLAAEHTWGQDLKTYLPDYVNYEKGDFQRARAADVVDPTANPPGFDEYAWAYSEHPSPQGLGFSAFERSWAEQRAHLDRALAALSPERRAEADAAIAETAPTGDVSPSTAARKAIDLWGEHSAGGYRVRFGDDGSLVSLVDADGTEWAGPEHPLAAYRYETFDERDEARWLREYCRDLDENAMWAVPDQAKPGLAIAGTLPATTFAPRAISAERIADGADTVFTVRLALPAAACEAWGGARDIRLSYRFSGEPGPIEVTLDLRDKDASRLPEASWLGFRPRVEPGDWRLAKLGTAVDPQSVVRNGNRNLHAVTEVTHTAAQGFSLRPVDAALVAVGRRALYRFDNAIPDPGDGLHVNLHNNVWGTNFTMWFDDDLRFRFVIDLGATR; from the coding sequence ATGATCACCACCGTCCACGTCGTCTTCAAGACGCACCTCGACCTCGGCTTCACCGACACCGCCGCGAACGTCACCGACCGGTACGTGCACGAGTACCTCCCCCGCGCGATCGCACTCGCCGAGGAGCTCGAGCGCCGCGACGGGCCCGCGCGGTTCGTCTGGACCACGGGCTCCTGGCTGATCCACGAGGCGCTCCGGCTCGGCGACGACGGCGAGCGCACCGCCCTCGAGCGTGCGATCCGGGCCGGTCACGTGACCTGGCACGGCCTGCCGATGACGACGCACACCGAGCTCATGGACGCGGGGCTCGTCGAGCACGCCATCGCGATCGGCCGCAGGCTCGACGCCCGCTTCGGTCACGCCACGAGCGCAGCGAAGATGACGGATGTCCCGGGCCACACGATCGGCCTCGTACCCTTCCTCGCCCGGGGCGGCCTCGACTTCCTGCACCTCGGCGTCAACGGGGCCTCCGCGGTGCCCGACGTGCCGGAGTTCTTCGCCTGGCGCGCCCCCGACGGCAGCGAGGTCGTCGTCAACTACGCCCGGAGTTACGGGGCCACCGAGCTCGGGGTGGCCGTGGTACCCGGCGGCACGGAGGCACTGCACCTCGCGCACACCGGCGACAACTTCGGCCCGCCCCCCGTCGAGGAGGTCGAGGCGCTGTTCGCCGCGCTCCAGGCCGCACACCCGGGCGCCAGGGTGATCGCCTCGACGCTCGACGCCTTCAGCCGCGAGGCGGTCGCCGCCCGCGCGAGCCTGCCGGTGCTCGAGCAGGAGATCGGCGACACCTGGATCCACGGCGTCGCGAGCGACCCCGTGCAGACGGCGCGGCTCCGCGCACTGCTGCGCCTGCGAACGGCATGGGTCTTCTTCGGCGCGCTCGTGCCCGGCACCGAGGAATGCGACGCGTTCAGCGACGGCCTGCTGCTCGCGGCCGAGCACACCTGGGGGCAGGACCTGAAGACCTACCTGCCCGACTACGTCAACTACGAGAAGGGCGACTTCCAGCGGGCCCGCGCGGCCGACGTCGTCGATCCGACGGCGAACCCGCCCGGGTTCGACGAGTACGCCTGGGCGTACTCGGAGCACCCGAGCCCGCAGGGACTCGGTTTCTCGGCATTCGAGCGCTCGTGGGCCGAGCAGCGTGCCCACCTCGACCGCGCACTCGCGGCGCTCTCCCCCGAACGCCGTGCCGAGGCGGATGCCGCGATCGCCGAGACGGCTCCGACCGGCGACGTCTCACCGTCGACGGCCGCACGCAAGGCGATCGACCTCTGGGGCGAGCACAGCGCGGGCGGCTACCGGGTTCGATTCGGCGACGACGGCTCGCTCGTCTCCCTCGTCGACGCCGACGGCACGGAGTGGGCCGGGCCGGAGCACCCGCTCGCCGCCTACCGGTACGAGACGTTCGACGAGCGCGACGAGGCCCGCTGGCTGCGGGAGTACTGCCGCGACCTGGACGAGAACGCCATGTGGGCCGTGCCCGACCAGGCGAAGCCGGGGCTCGCGATCGCCGGAACCCTGCCCGCGACGACGTTCGCGCCGCGCGCGATCTCCGCGGAACGCATCGCCGACGGCGCCGACACCGTGTTCACCGTGCGGCTCGCGCTGCCCGCGGCGGCGTGCGAGGCCTGGGGCGGGGCACGGGACATCCGCCTCTCCTATCGGTTCTCGGGCGAGCCCGGGCCGATCGAGGTCACGCTCGATCTCCGCGACAAGGACGCCTCCCGGCTCCCCGAGGCGAGCTGGCTCGGGTTCCGCCCACGGGTCGAGCCCGGCGACTGGCGACTCGCGAAGCTCGGGACGGCGGTCGACCCGCAGTCCGTCGTTCGCAACGGCAACCGCAACCTGCACGCCGTCACCGAGGTGACCCACACGGCCGCGCAAGGCTTCTCGCTGCGCCCCGTCGACGCGGCACTCGTCGCCGTGGGCCGCCGCGCGCTCTACCGCTTCGACAACGCGATCCCCGATCCCGGTGACGGGCTCCATGTGAACCTGCACAACAACGTCTGGGGGACGAACTTCACGATGTGGTTCGACGATGACCTCCGGTTCCGCTTCGTGATCGACCTGGGAGCGACGCGATGA
- a CDS encoding metallophosphoesterase family protein yields MTGIVTSPPVVMAPRADGFEVVWGVAQLSRGWLEWESAGGARGTVTSDAFGMVPQGDRVLRVRAEGLPAGTAVRIRAITEAVGPSGARHESDWKSVRTLDAASDTARFAVWNDTHQRDDTMRALHEATPEVDVLVWNGDLCNDWKDPSWFTTTVLNPAGLDVSAGRPLAIVVGNHDVRGTWAYQLEDFVATPEGRPFTAFRIGPVACIVLHTGEDKPDAHPTFEGRVAFEPLRAEQAEWLREITARPEFADAPYRVVFCHIPLRWIDETVVDYDADGYDWFSRMSRDAWHDALVEWGAQIVVSGHTHHQTWMPATAEFPYAQLISGGPDADTASDEAAAWVDGEASPDALVLTMRDLGGRVLQEVRLAPLA; encoded by the coding sequence ATGACCGGGATCGTGACGAGCCCGCCGGTCGTGATGGCGCCGCGCGCCGACGGCTTCGAGGTCGTCTGGGGCGTTGCGCAGCTCAGCCGCGGCTGGCTCGAATGGGAATCGGCCGGCGGCGCACGCGGCACCGTGACGAGCGACGCGTTCGGCATGGTGCCGCAGGGCGACCGGGTGCTGCGAGTCCGGGCCGAGGGCCTGCCCGCGGGCACCGCAGTGCGCATCCGGGCGATCACCGAGGCGGTCGGCCCTTCGGGCGCACGCCACGAGAGCGACTGGAAGTCCGTGCGCACGCTGGACGCGGCATCCGACACCGCACGCTTCGCCGTGTGGAACGACACCCACCAGCGCGACGACACCATGCGGGCCCTCCACGAGGCCACGCCCGAGGTCGACGTGCTCGTCTGGAACGGCGACCTCTGCAACGACTGGAAGGACCCGTCGTGGTTCACCACGACGGTGCTGAATCCCGCCGGCCTCGACGTGAGCGCCGGGCGCCCCCTCGCGATCGTCGTGGGCAACCACGACGTGCGCGGCACCTGGGCCTACCAGCTCGAGGACTTCGTCGCCACGCCCGAGGGGCGGCCGTTCACCGCGTTCCGCATCGGGCCGGTCGCGTGCATCGTCCTCCACACCGGCGAGGACAAGCCCGACGCCCACCCGACCTTCGAGGGGCGCGTCGCGTTCGAGCCGCTGCGCGCCGAGCAGGCCGAGTGGCTGCGCGAGATCACGGCCCGACCCGAGTTCGCGGATGCCCCGTACCGCGTGGTGTTCTGCCACATCCCGCTGCGGTGGATCGACGAGACCGTCGTCGACTACGACGCCGACGGGTACGACTGGTTCAGCCGCATGAGCCGCGATGCCTGGCACGACGCGCTCGTCGAATGGGGCGCCCAGATCGTCGTCTCGGGGCACACGCACCACCAGACCTGGATGCCGGCGACGGCCGAGTTCCCGTACGCGCAGCTCATCAGCGGCGGGCCCGACGCCGACACCGCCTCCGACGAGGCGGCCGCGTGGGTCGACGGCGAGGCGAGCCCCGACGCGCTCGTGCTCACGATGCGCGACCTCGGCGGTCGCGTGCTGCAGGAGGTGCGGCTCGCGCCGCTCGCCTGA